In one Pseudomonas sp. MM211 genomic region, the following are encoded:
- the flgK gene encoding flagellar hook-associated protein FlgK, which translates to MADLLSIGLSGLSANKTSLAVTGHNITNINTPGFSRQDTIQATRTPQFSGAGYIGSGTSLVDIRRSYSEFLTTSLRSSTSLSSDVAAYKSQIDQLDSLLAGTTTGVTPSLQKFFSALQTAAEDPSNVPARQLVLSEAEGLSRRFNTVYDRLSEQNSFANKQMGAVTEQINRLSGSIASLNESIAIAQSNGSQPNDLLDAREEAVRQLSTFIGVNVVAQNDGTQNVFIGSGQPLVIGNSAARLEVVPGTNDPNRSEIQFIVGAARQTITTQVTGGELGGILRYREEVLDTTFNSLGRLALAVSDQVNSQLGQGLDLKGQVGTKLFGDFNEESLARLRVLPSANNSSNASPILNISNSSLLTTSDYRLEFDGSNYTARRLSDNQSMTVTQNPPGTLSFQDSAGRSQGFQIVVGTPAPAAGDSFVLQPTRIGASTISTVLDQADQLAFAAPIRAEANLQNRGNGVISQPTLQSTGSNINPAALQAAFPPLTLTYDSAAGGFNGLPAGATLTRVDNKGQPITPAPTPLFEPGQQNNYQLTLADGTSVNMSVSGRPENGDRFDIAFNQNGVSDNRNALALVGLQNKQVVGVDPTVTGIATGSSFTDSYGDLIERVGTLTAQARQDSEATTAILKQAQDNRDSLSAVNLDEEAANLIKFEQYYNASAQVIQVARSLFDTLIGAFR; encoded by the coding sequence ATGGCTGACTTACTGAGCATTGGCCTGTCGGGCCTGTCGGCGAACAAGACCTCGCTGGCGGTCACCGGCCACAACATCACCAATATCAACACGCCGGGGTTCTCTCGTCAGGACACCATTCAGGCCACGCGTACTCCGCAGTTCAGCGGGGCGGGCTATATCGGCTCCGGCACTTCGCTGGTCGACATCCGTCGCAGCTACAGCGAGTTCCTGACCACCTCACTGCGCAGCAGTACCTCGTTGAGCAGTGATGTGGCGGCCTACAAGAGCCAGATCGATCAGTTGGATTCGCTGTTGGCCGGTACCACCACGGGTGTCACCCCATCATTGCAGAAGTTCTTCTCGGCCCTGCAGACCGCAGCCGAAGACCCTTCCAATGTGCCTGCGCGGCAGCTGGTGCTGTCGGAGGCCGAGGGGTTGAGCAGGCGCTTCAATACGGTTTACGACCGTTTGAGCGAACAGAACAGTTTCGCCAACAAACAGATGGGCGCGGTCACCGAGCAGATCAATCGGCTTTCCGGCTCCATCGCCAGCCTCAACGAATCCATCGCGATCGCGCAATCCAATGGCAGTCAGCCCAATGACCTGCTCGATGCCCGTGAAGAGGCCGTACGCCAGCTGTCGACCTTTATCGGCGTCAATGTCGTGGCGCAGAACGATGGCACGCAGAACGTCTTCATCGGCTCTGGTCAGCCGCTGGTAATCGGCAACAGTGCTGCCCGCCTGGAAGTGGTACCCGGCACCAACGATCCGAATCGCTCCGAGATACAGTTCATCGTCGGTGCCGCGCGGCAGACCATCACCACGCAGGTTACTGGCGGGGAGCTGGGCGGTATCTTGCGTTATCGCGAGGAGGTGCTGGATACCACCTTCAATTCACTGGGGCGTCTGGCGTTGGCGGTGAGTGATCAGGTCAACAGCCAATTGGGGCAAGGCCTGGATCTGAAAGGACAGGTCGGCACCAAGCTGTTTGGCGATTTCAATGAAGAGTCACTGGCCCGCTTGCGGGTGTTGCCGTCTGCCAACAACAGCAGCAATGCCTCACCGATCCTGAACATCAGCAACAGTTCGTTGTTGACCACCAGCGACTATCGGCTGGAGTTCGACGGTAGCAATTACACGGCACGGCGCTTGAGCGACAACCAGTCGATGACCGTGACGCAGAACCCACCCGGTACCCTGAGCTTTCAGGATAGCGCCGGGCGCAGCCAGGGTTTCCAGATCGTTGTCGGCACGCCCGCACCGGCCGCCGGTGATTCGTTCGTGTTGCAGCCGACACGCATTGGTGCCTCGACCATTTCTACCGTGCTGGATCAGGCTGATCAGTTGGCGTTCGCTGCGCCGATTCGCGCCGAGGCCAATCTGCAGAACCGCGGCAACGGTGTGATCAGTCAGCCGACGCTGCAATCCACAGGTAGCAATATCAACCCGGCAGCTTTGCAAGCTGCATTCCCTCCGCTGACGCTGACTTACGATTCGGCTGCGGGTGGTTTCAACGGTTTGCCGGCGGGTGCGACGCTGACCCGCGTCGATAACAAGGGGCAGCCGATCACTCCGGCGCCGACCCCGCTCTTCGAGCCGGGCCAGCAGAACAACTATCAACTGACCCTGGCCGATGGCACCAGCGTCAACATGAGCGTCAGCGGCCGCCCGGAAAACGGTGACCGTTTCGATATCGCCTTCAACCAGAATGGTGTCTCGGACAACCGTAACGCCTTGGCTCTGGTTGGCCTACAAAACAAGCAGGTGGTCGGCGTCGATCCCACCGTAACGGGCATTGCCACCGGCTCCAGTTTCACAGACAGTTACGGTGATCTGATCGAGCGCGTCGGCACGCTCACCGCTCAGGCCCGGCAGGACAGCGAGGCAACCACTGCTATCCTCAAGCAGGCGCAGGACAACCGTGACTCGCTGTCAGCGGTCAACCTGGATGAAGAGGCGGCCAACCTGATCAAGTTCGAGCAGTACTACAACGCGTCGGCCCAGGTGATTCAAGTTGCGCGCTCTTTGTTCGATACCCTGATCGGGGCATTCAGGTAA
- the flgL gene encoding flagellar hook-associated protein FlgL, translated as MRISTLQAFNNGVQGLQRNYANAIRTQEQISTGNRILTPADDPVASVRLLQLEQQQNVLTQYNSNLTAAKNSLNQEEATLNSVNTVIQRVQELAVRAGNGSLGVEERKSIAAELREREDELLGLMNTKNARGEYLFSGFQGKAEPFTRNADGTYSYQGDEGQRKLEIASSLSVAISDNGKKVFQNVTNAGRLDAAITAQPGSTLRASTPLVQDEVAFSGTPAFPDGGIDIVFGNPSANNYEIFAAGTTTPALGTGTMDEEPGSTDKLVFRGVVVNFDGAPASGDTVTVTSDPNRQKQGLLDTIGSLRKSLEDAPATEEGSRLARDAVAQAITNLSHASTTVDGTRGEIGARLNVVENTLTDNEDVGLINKSVQAELRELDYPEALSRLSFQTLILEAAQQSYVKVSSLNLFNKL; from the coding sequence ATGCGCATTTCCACTCTTCAGGCGTTCAACAACGGCGTGCAAGGCCTGCAGCGCAACTACGCCAATGCCATACGCACTCAGGAACAGATCAGCACCGGCAACCGCATCCTCACGCCCGCGGATGACCCGGTCGCTTCGGTGCGCCTGCTGCAGCTCGAGCAGCAGCAGAACGTGCTGACCCAGTACAACTCCAACCTGACGGCAGCGAAGAACAGCCTGAACCAGGAAGAAGCCACCCTCAACTCGGTAAACACGGTCATACAACGTGTTCAAGAGCTTGCCGTGCGTGCAGGTAACGGCTCGTTGGGTGTTGAGGAGCGCAAGTCCATCGCTGCTGAGCTCCGCGAGCGGGAAGACGAGCTGCTGGGCCTGATGAACACCAAGAACGCTCGCGGTGAGTATCTTTTCTCCGGGTTCCAGGGCAAGGCTGAGCCTTTCACTCGTAACGCTGACGGCACTTATTCCTATCAGGGCGATGAGGGGCAGCGAAAACTGGAAATCGCCAGTTCCCTGAGCGTCGCGATCAGCGATAACGGCAAGAAGGTGTTCCAGAATGTCACCAATGCCGGTCGTCTGGATGCGGCCATTACTGCGCAGCCAGGCTCGACCCTGCGTGCTTCGACGCCTTTGGTGCAGGATGAAGTGGCATTCAGCGGCACGCCTGCCTTTCCTGACGGTGGAATCGATATTGTTTTTGGCAACCCCAGTGCCAATAATTATGAGATCTTCGCAGCCGGAACCACTACGCCGGCACTAGGTACCGGAACCATGGATGAAGAGCCAGGTTCGACTGACAAGCTGGTGTTTCGTGGCGTAGTGGTCAACTTCGACGGTGCGCCTGCTAGCGGCGACACAGTAACCGTCACCTCCGACCCTAACCGCCAGAAACAAGGCTTGCTCGATACCATAGGCAGCCTGCGAAAATCTCTTGAAGATGCACCTGCGACCGAGGAGGGCAGTCGGCTTGCTCGTGACGCCGTGGCGCAGGCGATTACCAACCTCTCGCATGCCAGCACCACGGTCGACGGCACGCGTGGCGAAATCGGCGCACGCCTGAATGTTGTCGAGAACACCCTCACCGATAACGAAGACGTTGGCCTGATCAATAAGTCGGTACAGGCTGAACTGCGCGAACTGGACTATCCCGAAGCGCTCTCGCGTCTGTCATTCCAGACGCTGATTCTCGAGGCTGCGCAGCAGAGCTATGTGAAAGTGAGTAGCTTGAATCTTTTCAACAAGCTTTGA
- a CDS encoding DegT/DnrJ/EryC1/StrS family aminotransferase yields the protein MATSIPVTSPLLPPLEEFIPYLQSIWETRRLTNGGPFHQQLEEELAAYLGVKHLSLFANGTLALVTALQALRVTGEVITTPYSFVATAHSLLWNGLKPVFVDVDPHTCNLDPDRIEEAITPATTAILPVHCYGLPCNMDRIASIADTYGLKVIYDAAHAFAVRQGGASVLQQGDLSILSFHATKVFNTFEGGAIICPDARIKQRIDYLKNFGFANETTVVAPGINGKMNEVEAAFGLLQLQHIDHALAVRATLYERYRQAFSNTPGIGMMDIAQDVQWNHAYCPVFINADYPISRDALYELLQGQGILARRYFYPLISNFPMYRGLDSANPARLPNASDIAQRILCLPIYPGLDEDTQDRIISLVKRAR from the coding sequence ATGGCTACTTCAATTCCGGTAACAAGCCCGCTGCTGCCACCGCTGGAAGAGTTCATTCCATACTTGCAGAGCATCTGGGAAACCCGTCGTCTTACCAATGGCGGGCCCTTCCATCAACAGCTCGAAGAGGAGCTGGCCGCTTATCTGGGTGTCAAGCACCTGAGTCTGTTCGCCAACGGGACCCTTGCATTGGTCACTGCGTTGCAGGCTCTGCGAGTCACCGGTGAGGTCATCACTACCCCGTACTCGTTCGTTGCTACCGCCCACTCCCTGCTCTGGAATGGCCTGAAGCCGGTTTTTGTCGATGTCGACCCGCATACCTGCAACCTTGACCCGGATCGGATTGAAGAGGCCATTACCCCGGCGACCACTGCGATTCTTCCCGTCCATTGCTATGGGTTGCCCTGCAATATGGATCGCATTGCCAGCATCGCCGACACCTACGGGTTGAAGGTCATCTACGATGCCGCTCATGCATTTGCAGTCAGGCAGGGGGGCGCCAGTGTCCTGCAGCAGGGCGATCTTTCGATCCTGAGTTTTCATGCCACGAAGGTATTCAATACCTTCGAGGGCGGCGCGATCATTTGCCCCGATGCCCGCATCAAGCAGCGTATCGATTATTTGAAGAACTTTGGTTTCGCTAATGAAACCACGGTCGTTGCGCCTGGCATCAATGGAAAAATGAACGAAGTCGAGGCTGCCTTCGGTTTGCTGCAACTGCAGCATATCGATCATGCCTTAGCGGTGCGTGCCACGCTCTATGAGCGATACAGGCAGGCGTTCTCGAATACGCCTGGTATCGGCATGATGGACATTGCGCAGGATGTGCAGTGGAATCATGCCTATTGCCCGGTATTCATTAACGCGGATTATCCCATCAGTCGCGATGCGCTCTATGAGCTGCTGCAGGGCCAAGGAATTCTCGCGAGGCGTTACTTCTACCCGCTGATCAGTAATTTTCCCATGTATCGCGGTCTGGATAGTGCCAATCCCGCTCGGCTTCCAAATGCCAGCGACATAGCCCAGCGAATTCTCTGTCTGCCTATTTATCCGGGGCTGGATGAGGACACCCAGGATCGAATCATCAGCTTAGTGAAACGTGCGCGTTGA
- a CDS encoding ATP-grasp domain-containing protein, translating to MNVLVTAIGSMSASSVIGSLNSLPATTVVGCDIHPGSWLPCANQVDICYQVPRAHEVERYIQALADICVRHGVTHLLALTDPEVDVICAHRSLFDDLSVLVCLPDNACIELCRDKLALFQHFEHDPLITGIESHAITQWPSLRSPFPWLAKPRRGRSSEGVMRIEDRVDLEYALKKDSFRDHILQPFHRGSIHVVDVVRDALSGKSSVICRKELLRTSNGAGLSVALHADPRLMTIASHIAQSISLHGCLNMEFIEQMDGYLLMDINPRFSAGVEFSRLAGYDVAINHLRCFNGQCIDGPVSYTEAIISRSYNETVLVLGE from the coding sequence ATGAATGTGCTGGTCACCGCAATCGGCTCCATGTCGGCGAGCTCGGTCATTGGCTCGCTGAACAGTCTGCCTGCAACCACAGTGGTTGGTTGCGACATTCATCCAGGTAGCTGGTTGCCCTGTGCCAATCAGGTCGATATCTGCTATCAGGTTCCCCGTGCCCATGAGGTCGAACGCTATATCCAGGCGCTTGCGGACATATGTGTGCGCCATGGGGTTACTCACCTGTTAGCTCTGACAGATCCCGAGGTCGACGTAATATGTGCTCATCGCTCTCTGTTTGACGATCTGTCGGTACTCGTGTGTTTGCCCGATAACGCCTGCATCGAGTTATGCCGCGACAAGCTTGCGTTGTTCCAGCACTTCGAACACGACCCGCTGATTACCGGAATCGAGAGCCATGCAATTACGCAGTGGCCAAGCCTGCGCAGTCCCTTTCCTTGGCTGGCTAAGCCGCGTCGCGGCCGGAGCAGCGAAGGTGTGATGCGTATCGAAGATCGAGTCGATCTTGAGTACGCGCTGAAAAAAGACAGTTTTCGCGATCACATTCTGCAGCCGTTTCACCGAGGCTCCATTCATGTGGTGGATGTCGTGAGAGATGCGCTATCCGGTAAGTCCTCGGTTATTTGCCGCAAGGAGCTTTTGCGTACCAGCAATGGGGCTGGTCTGAGCGTTGCCTTGCATGCCGATCCGCGGCTTATGACGATCGCCTCTCATATCGCGCAAAGCATTTCCCTGCATGGTTGCTTGAATATGGAGTTCATTGAGCAGATGGATGGTTATTTGCTGATGGACATCAATCCACGTTTTTCGGCAGGCGTGGAGTTCTCCAGGCTTGCGGGTTACGACGTGGCGATCAACCATCTGCGCTGTTTCAATGGGCAGTGCATTGATGGGCCAGTGAGCTATACAGAAGCGATCATATCCCGCTCGTATAACGAAACCGTCCTGGTATTGGGAGAGTGA
- a CDS encoding class I SAM-dependent methyltransferase — MTDETPRKLVSEHDWDSTWTKIFDKYQADLRHAHYIRALRRRREVRLLEIAAGSFRDMAALNRMGVCCEGADFSAESVDLAKVRFPDLAGAIHKMDAFAFEFPDGQFDLTYHNGFWGLFADAEIKALATEQARISKGRMIATVHNAHNEQFRGYFERTAVSDPLFNIRFFDVEEISEIMRAVCPRVTVIPVGKAKKKHEDTLINLGLTTPALLNAYLRLSGHRLLEQSERLLCIGEF; from the coding sequence GTGACCGACGAAACACCGCGCAAGCTGGTCAGTGAGCACGATTGGGACAGCACCTGGACCAAGATTTTCGACAAATATCAGGCTGATTTGCGCCACGCTCATTACATCCGGGCATTGAGGCGCCGCCGTGAGGTACGCCTCTTGGAAATCGCGGCTGGAAGCTTCCGTGATATGGCCGCGCTCAATCGAATGGGCGTTTGCTGTGAGGGAGCCGACTTCTCCGCTGAATCGGTAGATCTGGCCAAGGTTCGCTTTCCTGATCTGGCTGGCGCGATACACAAGATGGATGCATTCGCCTTCGAGTTCCCGGATGGCCAGTTTGATCTGACGTATCACAACGGCTTTTGGGGATTGTTCGCCGATGCTGAAATCAAGGCGCTGGCGACTGAGCAGGCGCGTATTTCGAAGGGCCGCATGATTGCGACCGTACACAACGCGCACAACGAGCAGTTCAGGGGCTATTTCGAGCGAACGGCAGTTTCTGATCCATTGTTCAATATCCGCTTTTTCGACGTCGAGGAAATCTCCGAGATAATGCGTGCCGTCTGTCCCAGAGTGACGGTAATCCCAGTCGGCAAGGCTAAGAAGAAGCATGAAGATACCCTGATCAATCTCGGGCTAACGACGCCTGCTCTGCTCAATGCCTATTTGCGTCTAAGTGGACATCGTCTGCTTGAACAGAGTGAACGACTGCTCTGTATCGGCGAGTTTTGA
- a CDS encoding NAD(P)-binding protein — MSFVIIGGGLAGLLIAKRLLELEPGKTITILERNKRIGGLLAGTDYPEESLYFDQGTHLFRESEWPEVDEFLLGVLQPQQLLHFPPGVGDLAGSVFGGALQEHSHYPDIRSQPDHVPILDSVLDHLATGFCSIDSIPRRGSLVEAGYKRFGKRYTDQVLAPVLANMYGCSADELAGFAMLLPGLTRLVAMEQGAWVQRLDDAGFRALLAVPDQRRMPSSHANEKRRYYARGQGTRSFIEAIRVHLEQRGVNILEDVQITRCDPLNRHVQWRDAEGNEHALFADKLFFATGVVGAARILGIDIARFGFERPLAHRIVNIELMDATTSDLSYFYGLDPGLDFYRTTNYRAFSGDLEDRRLSIEVLGDRGIDDERLPQHLVDQLHAIGFLRNNTVRFARVELLSMGLPRPTMANLNALHELNSFLQGALPETTPIFGVGVGDGLFFQNEIMGDIQCRMGRWAEARS, encoded by the coding sequence ATGAGTTTCGTGATCATAGGTGGGGGGCTGGCCGGTCTGCTTATAGCAAAGCGGTTGCTCGAGCTCGAACCTGGAAAGACGATTACGATCCTTGAACGTAACAAACGCATCGGCGGCTTGCTGGCGGGTACCGACTACCCTGAGGAGTCGCTGTACTTCGATCAGGGGACGCATCTGTTTCGCGAGAGCGAATGGCCCGAGGTCGATGAGTTCTTGCTTGGAGTTCTGCAACCGCAGCAGTTACTGCACTTCCCGCCGGGCGTTGGTGATCTGGCCGGCTCAGTGTTCGGCGGTGCGCTTCAGGAACACTCGCACTATCCCGATATTCGTTCGCAACCTGATCATGTACCTATTCTGGATTCGGTACTCGATCACCTTGCCACTGGCTTTTGCTCGATTGACTCGATTCCGAGACGCGGCAGCTTGGTCGAAGCCGGCTACAAGCGTTTCGGAAAACGCTACACCGATCAGGTTCTTGCCCCAGTTCTTGCCAACATGTACGGCTGCTCCGCCGATGAGCTGGCCGGTTTTGCCATGCTGTTACCCGGGCTTACCCGGCTTGTTGCGATGGAGCAGGGTGCGTGGGTGCAGCGGTTGGACGATGCCGGCTTTCGTGCACTTCTTGCGGTGCCTGATCAGCGCCGCATGCCGAGCAGCCATGCTAATGAAAAACGGCGGTACTACGCGCGGGGCCAGGGTACCCGCTCCTTCATAGAGGCGATTCGCGTTCATTTGGAACAGCGTGGCGTGAACATACTAGAGGACGTGCAGATTACCCGGTGTGATCCGCTGAACCGTCACGTGCAATGGCGAGACGCAGAAGGCAACGAGCATGCCTTGTTCGCGGATAAATTGTTTTTCGCTACCGGAGTCGTTGGTGCCGCCCGCATATTGGGAATCGACATTGCCCGCTTCGGCTTCGAGCGGCCTCTGGCCCATCGTATCGTCAACATAGAACTGATGGATGCGACCACTAGCGACCTGAGTTATTTCTACGGACTCGATCCGGGCCTCGATTTTTACCGGACCACAAACTACCGTGCCTTCAGTGGTGATCTGGAGGATCGCCGCTTGAGCATCGAAGTACTGGGAGATAGGGGAATCGATGATGAGCGGTTGCCGCAACATCTCGTCGATCAGCTGCATGCGATCGGTTTCTTGAGAAACAACACCGTCCGTTTTGCTCGGGTGGAACTCCTGTCGATGGGACTTCCCCGCCCAACGATGGCGAACCTGAATGCCTTGCATGAATTGAACTCCTTTCTACAGGGCGCTCTTCCCGAAACCACGCCAATCTTCGGAGTGGGCGTCGGCGACGGCCTATTTTTCCAGAACGAAATCATGGGTGATATTCAGTGCCGGATGGGCCGTTGGGCCGAGGCCCGGAGTTGA